One Rissa tridactyla isolate bRisTri1 chromosome 1, bRisTri1.patW.cur.20221130, whole genome shotgun sequence DNA segment encodes these proteins:
- the SYTL2 gene encoding synaptotagmin-like protein 2 isoform X2 produces the protein MIDLSFLTEEEQEAIMKVLQRDAELKRAEEERVRHLPEKVKDDVQLKNMSGQWFYEAKSKRHRDKIHGADIIRASMRRKPATLAEVSQNKPNKAKNSWVSNVNKEVFVSPELHGIVEHQEEEELKSSSSSKTITAVLDKPEERSLKAAVSPVKPRRNPFNSTAPGDNLNSEESENRPATLPQLSKKEILSLSEESQPKPNLQNDETEKHKKPSVEATDESQKGLAKRPVPKARKLIHKATDPVSEREHFVPKPAKRTERINGVGTPPRGILKRSSSSSSTDSEVRVSQMLDVQKKNALPTATIFEGEAEKNSLTEEVEDSTQISLEKLKQVRFSSSTGDGDPLQSPQLHHGRVKGEFDLLESDKIESSENDAIRSNTFGNKQISAVKLSGTDSSALQVKTIGGLQDDTSASGPCATNRSDVLVNEALQTKTVTPKKLETAQQTSSNILPHSKNDLSVDETHENKANQFLSNKSKSHKNVTDEHQLSAKTEAHEMSNTTSTSLQQGKPDLVEQQDAKTSFKPDKHADELMKVADESVSKVLDWFKRSSGTEDRKHISARSQCREPKEEVDFPTRTAVVPTEHSGPSMGGKPEVKEELPFGKIKQQNSSSSASFISEDTQLRRERIKPRKEEENEEQNDKSLTEFNCARVEEKESGQEIKQQNKKSNPLEHQEHKLLAQKHGSEKAIQEKRRIREIRAFWEGDKTIPSHGEKEVNINTNASGGSALKGLRGSDKIKPTAVYLPNGLDDQSKNTLGSAELTCASQASKNKHQNSFESGPGHAVEKPERTIPCDGEAGEYTELPKARNLQPSVDAASASPESKDKDEKETLKGRVAACSQQKPSFQILSLKEKMNEKSKNQIPSPSQFQSLRNFWDAGVKLQSSIDRGDVSLLNNTGSTTYEGKSKQDKKGRDNARKQELIQHQTQMSERERKQKLDSVVPELPLGSPTLKGLDVAHTKTTDSAQLDRKPVISKPQEKMGLAEQEVKECVEKGIVSSKEHHVSPQLLPQPPSDKDALKDMAADDWLCLPIENTENKTIPLDINLPKEEVADTVDKVVLPKAELDVFKLGLKKLEKEASEMSSSLNLKENILEERTFRSDQCKISERTGEQSHDISPADQKEEISKSTEKVNVPSIDEHENKKSLRRLFREFEPFCLRYRAAEKDDTLGGLQRSQGGLQNLLGETCASQPSEHRRMEMKTSNDANTISQTNYSVDSTCQEDTGQPEEVNETTEKFVVPSKVSGLSSALEKLMKEASETPPPKPKRAISTLQGTEMQVKSTTCDHDGELPQEITETIEKSVVPSKVNSLSSALEKLLKEASEMPPPKPKRADSTVQRTAEVEVKSMTYEDDGELPQEIREAVEKSVAPSKVSSLSSALEKLLKEASETPSPVGTVQRTAEMEVKSTTYEHDGDSLQEIRETIEKSVVPSKVSSLNSALEKLLKEISETPPPKPKCADSTVQRTAEVEVKSMTYEDDGELPQETRETTERSALSKAECGVIDVNSEKLPKEISETPGSVLENMYKKMQGKIQTSQSVRAPHQQEGDHPQEIEETIEKTSVSNIAKFSEFSSSLEKLVQEASEISCPVSKELHKREKFGDHMFPSQKEILFMTVSQPHGALGSCHTQMKVTIKEGAPERNTKTPVNDLVVSETEASEFSKKNGAINKIEERNKVPDDLPPLEGETDVTAIKPFKINEKGRRDESTSLDASEDNSEFKALLEFRRASTPLKDENNSPQPEGARLCRRSQREDNDEEEGDGSNLGSKFSDENSDSHSGTGSSTRSEEELNPVLMALKRSADRKVPSKSVEDIPSATSNKGKKNNRKEELALSAEDVSAVPSQPGRQFSNPEKLKGLSKSVPSFLQEESDDRETDTASESSYSLGRIKKSPSSLTNLSGSSGMASLSSVSGSLMSIYSADFGNVDVKGNIQFAIDYVEQLNELHIFICQCKDLAVADVKRQRSDPYVKTYLLPEKYKLGKRKTSVKKKTFNPVYNEILRYKIEKSLLKNQSLNISVWHNDTFGRNSFLGEVELDLGTWDWNDKSNKQINWLPLKPRTSTVALELQNRGEMKLALRYVPHPVGGKKTLSTGEVHIWVKECHDLPLLRGNRLNSFIKCTILPDTSRKSRQKTRTVAKTTNPVFNHTMVYDGFRPEDLKEACVELTVWDHNKLANHFLGGLRIGLGTGKSYGTTVDWMDSTADETGLWEKMINSPNTWVEDTLPLRMLMVAKLTK, from the exons TCAGAAGAGAGCCAACCTAAACCAAACTTACAAAATGATGAAACAGAGAAACATAAGAAGCCTTCTGTAGAAGCTACTGATGAATCACAGAAAGGACTTGCTAAGCGTCCTGTCCCAAAAGCTAGAAAATTAATTCACAAAGCAACAGATCCTGTGTCAGAAAGGGAACACTTTGTTCCAAAACCAGCCAAACGGACTGAGAGGATTAATGGCGTTGGTACGCCGCCCAGGGGCATTCTGAAGCGCAGTTCAAGTTCAAGTTCCACTGACTCAGAAGTTCGTGTTAGTCAGATGTTAGATGTTCAGAAAAAGAATGCTCTTCCTACTGCAACTATTTTTGaaggagaagctgagaagaaCTCTCTTACGGAAGAAGTGGAAGACTCCACACAAATTTCACTGGAAAAACTAAAACAAGTGAGGTTCTCATCTAGCACAGGTGACGGAGACCCTCTGCAAAGCCCACAGCTACACCATGGTAGAGTAAAAGGCGAGTTTGATTTGTTAGAGTCTGACAAAATAGAGAGTAGTGAAAATGATGCTATTAGATCAAATACATTTGGGAATAAACAAATTTCTGCTGTAAAGCTTTCAGGAACTGATTCGTCAGCTTTGCAAGTAAAAACAATAGGTGGCTTACAAGATGATACGTCGGCATCTGGCCCTTGTGCCACTAATAGGTCAGATGTCCTGGTTAATGAAGCCCTGCAGACAAAGACAGTTACTCCGAAGAAACTTGAAACTGCACAGCAGACCTCCAGCAATATCCTGCCACATAGCAAAAATGACCTGAGTGTTGATGAGACACATGAAAATAAAGCCAACCAGTTCCTGAGTAATAAATCGAAGTCACACAAAAACGTTACTG ATGAACATCAGCTTTCTGCTAAGACAGAAGCACATGAGATGTCAAATACCACTTCTACAAGCCTTCAACAAGGTAAGCCTGATCTTGTTGAGCAGCAAGATGCTAAAACCAGTTTCAAGCCTGACAAACATGCTGATGAACTCATGAAAGTGGCCGATGAATCTGTATCAAAAGTTTTAGATTGGTTTAAAAGAAGTTCTGGTACTGAAGATAGGAAGCACATATCAGCTAGATCCCAATGCAGGGAACCCAAAGAGGAAGTGGACTTCCCAACCAGAACGGCGGTTGTTCCTACAGAACACAGTGGGCCTAGCATGGGTGGAAAACCAGAAGTTAAAGAGGAGTTACCGTTTGGAAAGATAAAGCAACAGAACAGTAGTTCATCTGCATCGTTTATTTCGGAAGATACACAACTGAGAAGAGAGAGGATAAAGCctaggaaagaggaagagaatgaGGAGCAAAATGACAAATCACTAACTGAATTTAACTGTGCAAgagttgaagaaaaagaaagcggTCAAGAAAtcaagcaacaaaataaaaaatcaaaccCCTTGGAACATCAAGAACACAAGCTACTAGCTCAGAAACATGGATCAGAGAAGgcaatacaagaaaaaagaagaataaggGAGATCAGAGCATTCTGGGAAGGGGATAAAACTATCCCCAGTCATGGAGAGAAAGAAGTTAATATCAATACTAATGCATCAGGTGGCAGCGCATTGAAAGGTCTCAGAGGAAGtgataaaataaaaccaactgcGGTGTACTTACCTAATGGATTGGATGATCAAAGCAAGAATACGTTAGGAAGTGCTGAACTAACTTGCGCAAGCCAGGcttcaaaaaacaaacatcaaaactCTTTTGAGTCTGGACCAGGCCATGCGGTTGAAAAGCCAGAAAGAACAATTCCGTGTGATGGTGAGGCTGGTGAATATACAGAATTGCCAAAAGCCCGTAACTTGCAGCCAAGTGTTGATGCCGCTTCAGCTTCCCcagaaagcaaagacaaagaTGAGAAAGAAACACTCAAAGGAAGAGTTGCTGCTTGTTCCCAACAGAAGCCCAGCTTCCagattttgtctttaaaagaaaaaatgaatgaaaagtccAAGAATCAAATTCCAAGTCCTTCACAGTTCCAGAGTTTGAGAAACTTCTGGGATGCTGGAGTTAAATTACAGAGTAGCATTGACAGGGGAGATGTTTCTTTGCTAAATAATACTGGTTCAACAACCTATGAAGGAAAATCAAAGCAAGATAAAAAAGGCAGAGATAATGCAAGGAAGCAAGAGTTAATTCAGCATCAAACCCAAatgtcagagagagaaagaaaacagaaactagATTCTGTGGTACCTGAACTGCCTCTAGGATCTCCTACCCTGAAAGGTCTTGATGTGGCACACACAAAAACTACAGATTCTGCCCAGTTGGACAGAAAACCGGTTATCTCAAAACCCCAGGAAAAGATGGGTCTTGCAGAGCAAGAAGTTAAAGAATGTGTAGAAAAAGGTATTGTTTCATCAAAAGAACATCATGTTTCCCCGCAGTTGCTCCCGCAACCACCTAGTGATAAAGATGCTTTAAAGGACATGGCAGCAGATGATTGGCTATGTTTACCTATAGAAAACACGGAGAACAAGACTATTCCATTAGATATCAATCTTCCTAAAGAGGAAGTTGCAGACACTGTGGATAAGGTGGTTCTACCTAAAGCTGAGCTTGATGTATTTAAATTAGGCCTAAAAAAGTTAGAAAAGGAAGCCTCTGAGATGTCATCTAGCTTGAacctaaaagaaaacattttggaagaGAGAACTTTCCGCTCAGATCAGTGCAAGATCTCTGAAAGAACAGGAGAACAGAGCCATGACATTTCTCCTGCTgatcaaaaggaagaaataagcaaaagcacagaaaaagtgaATGTGCCATCAATAGATgagcatgaaaacaaaaaaagcctcagaAGACTGTTTAGAGAATTTGAACCTTTCTGTCTACGATATCGGGCAGCAGAAAAGGATGATACCCTTGGGGGTTTGCAGAGGTCTCAAGGTGGTTTGCAGAACCTGCTCGGAGAGACCTGTGCATCTCAACCTTCTGAACATAGAAGGATGGAAATGAAAACATCCAATGACGCAAATACTATATCACAAACTAATTATAGTGTAGACTCGACATGCCAAGAAGATACTGGTCAGCCTGAAGAGGTCAATGAGACCACAGAGAAGTTTGTTGTCCCATCCAAGGTCAGCGGTTTGAGTTCTGCTTTGGAGAAACTGATGAAGGAGGCATCTGAAACGCCACCTCCTAAACCAAAACGCGCCATTAGTACACTACAGGGAACTGAGATGCAAGTTAAAAGCACAACCTGTGACCACGATGGAGAGTTGCCACAGGAAATCACAGAGACCATAGAAAAGTCTGTTGTTCCATCCAAGGTCAATAGCTTGAGTTCTGCTTtagagaagctgctgaaggaggcCTCTGAAATGCCACCTCCTAAACCAAAACGTGCTGACAGCACAGTACAGAGGACTGCTGAGGTGGAAGTTAAAAGCATGACCTATGAGGATGATGGAGAGTTGCCACAGGAAATCAGAGAGGCTGTAGAAAAGTCTGTTGCCCCATCCAAGGTCAGTAGCTTGAGTTCTGCTTtggagaagctgctgaaggaggcCTCTGAAACACCATCTCCTGTCGGCACAGTACAGAGGACTGCTGAGATGGAAGTTAAAAGCACAACCTATGAGCATGACGGAGACTCGCTGCAGGAAATCAGAGAGACCATTGAAAAGTCTGTTGTCCCATCCAAGGTCAGTAGCTTGAATTCTGCTTtagagaagctgctgaaggagatcTCTGAAACACCACCTCCTAAACCAAAGTGTGCTGACAGCACAGTACAGAGGACTGCTGAGGTGGAAGTTAAAAGCATGACCTATGAGGATGATGGAGAGTTGCCACAGGAAACCAGAGAGACCACAGAAAGATCTGCGCTTTCCAAGGCTGAATGTGGAGTGATCGATGTTAATTCGGAGAAGCTACCAAAAGAGATCTCTGAAACACCAGGTTCTGTTCTggaaaatatgtataaaaaaatgCAAGGTAAAATACAGACTAGTCAAAGCGTGCGTGCTCCACATCAACAAGAGGGAGATCATCCTCAAGAAAtagaagaaacaatagaaaaaacTTCTGTTTCAAATATTGCAAAATTCAGTGAATTCAGTAGCTCTCTAGAAAAACTTGTTCAAGAAGCATCTGAAATTTCATGTCCAGTCTCCAAAGAGTTACATAAACGAGAAAAGTTTGGGGATCACATGTTTCCATCACAAAAGGAGATTCTATTCATGACAGTGTCACAGCCACATGGTGCGTTAGGTAGCTGTCATACACAGATGAAGGTAACTATCAAAGAGGGAGCTCCAGAACGAAATACCAAAACTCCAGTAAATGATCTTGTAGTCAGTGAAACTGAAGCTTctgaattttctaaaaaaaatggaGCTATTAATAAAATAGAAGAGAGAAACAAGGTTCCAGATGATCTCCCTCCCTTGGAAGGAGAGACCGATGTGACTGCAATCAAGCCATTCAAGATAAACGAAAAAGGAAGGCGAGATGAAAGCACATCCTTGGATGCCTCTGAAGATAATTCTGAATTTAAAGCACTGTTGGAATTCAGGAGAGCAAGCACACCACTTAAAGATGAGAACAACTCCCCCCAGCCAGAAGGAGCTCGACTCTGCCGAAGGTCTCAGCGTGAGGATAATGATGAAGAGGAAGGGGACGGCTCAAATTTGGGATCCAAGTTTTCAGATGAAAACTCCGATTCCCACTCTGGAACCGGAAGTTCAACTC GTTCAGAAGAAGAATTAAACCCTGTTTTGATGGCTTTGAAAAGGAGTGCAGATAGGAAAGTGCCTTCCAAAAGTGTAGAGGACATTCCATCAGCCACCTCAA ataaaggaaaaaaaaataatcgaaaAGAAGAATTAGCTCTTAGTGCTGAAGATG TTTCTGCAGTGCCTTCACAGCCCGGTAGGCAGTTTTCCAATCCTGAAAAACTCAAAGGACTGAGCAAGTCAGTACCATCATTCCTACAGGAAGAG AGTGAtgacagagagacagacacagcATCAGAAAGCAGTTATTCCCTTGGCAGAATCaagaagagtcccagctctctaaCCAATCTTAGCGGCTCTTCTGGCATGGCCTCCTTATCCTCT GTGAGCGGCAGCCTAATGAGCATCTATAGTGCAGACTTTGGCAACGTGGACGTGAAGGGCAACATTCAGTTTGCTATTGATTACGTAGAACAGCTGAACGAGCTCCACATTTTTATTTGCCAGTGTAAAGACTTGGCAGTGGCAGACGTTAAGCGACAGCGTTCGGACCC GTATGTAAAGACCTACCTGCTTCCAGAAAAATACAAGCTGGGCAAGCGGAAGACCTCTGtgaagaagaaaacttttaaTCCGGTCTATAATGAAATCCTGCGG TATAAAATTGAGAAGAGTCTCCTAAAGAACCAAAGCCTTAATATCTCTGTCTGGCACAACGATACCTTTGGGAggaacagcttccttggtgaaGTGGAGCTGGATTTAGGAACCTGGGACTGGAATGATAAATCCAACAAGCAGATCAACTGGCTTCCACTCAAGCCAAGG ACTTCAACAGTGGCTCTTGAACTACAAAACAGAGGGGAGATGAAACTAGCCCTCCGGTATGTCCCGCACCCTGTTGGAG GAAAGAAGACCCTGTCTACGGGTGAGGTCCACATCTGGGTGAAGGAATGTCATGACCTTCCTCTTCTGAGAGGCAACAGGCTCAACTCTTTCATTAAGTG taccATTCTTCCAGACACTAGCAGAAAAAGTCGCCAGAAAACAAGAACAGTGGCAAAAACGACAAACCCAGTATTCAACCACACCATGGTCTACGATGGCTTTAGACCAGAAGATTTGAAAGAAGCCTGCGTGGAACTCACGGTCTGGGATCACAACAAACTGGCCAACCACTTCCTGGGAGGTCTCAGGATAGGTCTTGGAACAG GCAAAAGCTACGGAACTACAGTAGACTGGATGGATTCCACTGCAGACGAAACTGGCCTTTGGGAGAAGATGATAAACTCGCCGAACACGTGGGTAGAAGATACACTACCTCTCCGGATGCTAATGGT
- the SYTL2 gene encoding synaptotagmin-like protein 2 isoform X7, whose amino-acid sequence MSIYSADFGNVDVKGNIQFAIDYVEQLNELHIFICQCKDLAVADVKRQRSDPYVKTYLLPEKYKLGKRKTSVKKKTFNPVYNEILRYKIEKSLLKNQSLNISVWHNDTFGRNSFLGEVELDLGTWDWNDKSNKQINWLPLKPRTSTVALELQNRGEMKLALRYVPHPVGGKKTLSTGEVHIWVKECHDLPLLRGNRLNSFIKCTILPDTSRKSRQKTRTVAKTTNPVFNHTMVYDGFRPEDLKEACVELTVWDHNKLANHFLGGLRIGLGTGKSYGTTVDWMDSTADETGLWEKMINSPNTWVEDTLPLRMLMVAKLTK is encoded by the exons ATGAGCATCTATAGTGCAGACTTTGGCAACGTGGACGTGAAGGGCAACATTCAGTTTGCTATTGATTACGTAGAACAGCTGAACGAGCTCCACATTTTTATTTGCCAGTGTAAAGACTTGGCAGTGGCAGACGTTAAGCGACAGCGTTCGGACCC GTATGTAAAGACCTACCTGCTTCCAGAAAAATACAAGCTGGGCAAGCGGAAGACCTCTGtgaagaagaaaacttttaaTCCGGTCTATAATGAAATCCTGCGG TATAAAATTGAGAAGAGTCTCCTAAAGAACCAAAGCCTTAATATCTCTGTCTGGCACAACGATACCTTTGGGAggaacagcttccttggtgaaGTGGAGCTGGATTTAGGAACCTGGGACTGGAATGATAAATCCAACAAGCAGATCAACTGGCTTCCACTCAAGCCAAGG ACTTCAACAGTGGCTCTTGAACTACAAAACAGAGGGGAGATGAAACTAGCCCTCCGGTATGTCCCGCACCCTGTTGGAG GAAAGAAGACCCTGTCTACGGGTGAGGTCCACATCTGGGTGAAGGAATGTCATGACCTTCCTCTTCTGAGAGGCAACAGGCTCAACTCTTTCATTAAGTG taccATTCTTCCAGACACTAGCAGAAAAAGTCGCCAGAAAACAAGAACAGTGGCAAAAACGACAAACCCAGTATTCAACCACACCATGGTCTACGATGGCTTTAGACCAGAAGATTTGAAAGAAGCCTGCGTGGAACTCACGGTCTGGGATCACAACAAACTGGCCAACCACTTCCTGGGAGGTCTCAGGATAGGTCTTGGAACAG GCAAAAGCTACGGAACTACAGTAGACTGGATGGATTCCACTGCAGACGAAACTGGCCTTTGGGAGAAGATGATAAACTCGCCGAACACGTGGGTAGAAGATACACTACCTCTCCGGATGCTAATGGT